In Leifsonia sp. PS1209, the genomic stretch CTCGAACCCACCAATTCTACAGGTGCAGACCGGTAATAGTAGAGACGCGCCTGCGCGTTGCCCGAGTATCCGATCCAGAAGCAAGGAAACCAGACCCAGAATGAACCGCATCATCGCCTGGCTGCCCGACCGTGTCGATGTCCGGCTCAAGGTCATCGCGTGGATCTACCTCGTCGGGCAGATCATCCTGGTCGGCACGGGTGGTCTGGTGCGTCTGACGTCGAGCGGCCTCGGCTGCCCGACGTGGCCCAAGTGCACGGCCGACTCGCTGGTCAACACACCCGAGATGGGCATCCACGGTGTCATCGAGTTCGGCAACCGACTTCTCGGCGTCCTGCTCGGGATCGTCGCCATCGTCGCGTTCGTCGCCATCCTGCGGCTGCGCAAGGAGCGCCCGGACCTGTTCTGGCTCACCCTGCTCGCCGGGCTCGGCATCCCGGCCCAGGCGGTCATCGGCGGTCTGAGCGTCCTCACCGACCTGAACCCGTACGTCGTCGGACTGCACTTCGTGGTGTCCATCGTTCTCGTCGCCCTGTGCACGACCTTCCTCTTCCGGCTCTACACGACACCCGGCCCCCGGATGCGCGCCGTGCCCGCCTGGTTCGCCATCGTCACCCACATCACCAGCTTCGTGGTCGCCGTCACGATCCTGGTCGGCATCCTCACCACGGGATCCGGCCCGCACGCCGGAGACGCGAAGGCGCCCCGCAACAACCTGAACCCCGAGATCCTGCAGCATGTGCACGCCATCCCGGCCTACGTCACGTTCGCGCTGACGCTGGTGCTCGTCATCGCGTCCCTGCGCTTCACCGCCACCAAGGTCCGTCGCTACGCCGCCCTTCTTCTCGTAGTGGAGCTGGTGCAGATCGCGGTCGGCCTGATCCAAGCCAACACCGGGCTGCCCGGCGTGCTGGTCGGGGTCCACATGATGCTGGCCGCGAGCCTCGCCGCGGCGATGACGGCCGTGGTGCTGTCGCTGAAAGCGCCCGTCGCGGGCAACGCCGCGGCGGACGCAACGTCAGTCGAGCGCGGGGCCGCTGTCGCCTGACGCCGGTCGTTCGAGCACGCCGAACAGCGCCTCCCTGGCGTCGCCGCGGATGTCCACGGCGTGCGGGCTGCGCTCGTCGAACGCGAAGCCCACCGCGGTCGCGAGGCGCTTGCTCGCCTCGTTGCCGACCAGGTACTCCCAGCGCAGGCGGGTGAGGCCCAGTCCCTCCGGGGCGAAGGCGTACGACAGGATGCGCGCGAGCGCCTCCCGCATGTAGCCGTGACCCCGCGCATCCGGTGCCTGCCAGCAGCCGACGGAGGCGGAGCCCGTGGCCTCGTCCCTGCGCACCTCGATCGTGCCGAGCAGCGGTCCGTCGTCGATCCGGAGCGCCCAGACGCAGAAGCGTCCGCTCGCCGCGCCGTGCGGCACGTAGCTGCGGACGAAGAACTCCGCGTCCTCCCGCGTGTACGGAGACGGGATCGGGATCCATTGCTGCACGACGGCGTCGCTGCACGCAGCGAAGACCGCGTCGATGTCCGACTCGCGCGGCGCATCCAGAACGAGGCGTTCCGTGCGCAGCGCGGTCATGGTCAGAACGGCAGCAGCGGGTCGATCGCGACGGCCAGGAAGATCAGCGTCAGGTAGGCGATGGAGCCGTGGAACACGCGCATCGGCGAGACGGCGGCGTGGCGGATCGCCAGGTTGTACAGCCGGTGCGACTCGTAGAGGAACCAGCCGCCGACCACCACGGAGATCGTGGTGTAGACGAGACCCATGTGCGCCACCGGGATGAGCAGCAGCGAGCAGGCGACCATCGCCCAGGCGTAGAGGATGACCTGCAGGCCGACCACGGCGCGGCCGCGGACGACGGCGAGCATGGGGACGCCCGCCTCCTTGTAGTCGTCGCGGTACTTCATCGACAGCGGCCAGTAGTGCGGTGGCGTCCAGAGGAAGATGACGCCGAACAGGATGAACGCCGGCCAGTCGAGCGAGCCGGTCACGGCCGCCCAGCCGATCAGCACGGGCATGCAGCCCGCGATGCCGCCCCAGACGATGTTCTGCGGGGTGCGGCGCTTGAGGATCAGCGTGTAGAAGACCACGTAGAGCAGGATCGCGACGAGCGAGAGCCCCGCTGCGAGCCAGTTCGTGAAGAAGCCGAGGACCAGCACGGAGGCGACGCCGAGCGCGTATGCGAAGACCAGCGCCTCGCGGTCGCTGAGCTCTCCGGTGACGAGCGGGCGGTTCTTCGTGCGCTTCATCACGCGGTCGATGTCGCGGTCGATGTAGCAGTTGAACGCCCCGGCAGAACCGGCGGACATGTATCCGCCGACCACCGTCGCGAGCACAAGCAGCAGGTTCGGGATGCCGTGGCCGGCGAGGATCATCGTCGGCACCGTCGTCACGAGAAGTAACTCGACGACACGCGGTTTCGTCAGCGAGAAGTAGGCCTTGACCTTGCGGGCGACGCCGATTCGGCCCGATTCGACACGGCTTTCTACAGCGACGTCCATTGCTCCTCTAACGATTCGTCCGACTCCCCCAGTGATTCTAGGATACCCGTCCGATGACTCCTCCCCCGCCTACTCCGGGGACGGGTTATCCACAACCGGCTGAGGGAACACCCCACGTTTCGGGTGTGTTACCTATACTTGGAGGTGCTCGCCAGCCGGACCCGAACATCCATGCATCCTTTTGTAGGAGTCGCACGGATGCAGTCCGGCGCCGATGACGTCCACGGCGCGCACTACCTACACCGGTGCGGGACCACGACGGCCCTCACCATATCTACGAAGGGTCAGTTTTCACGTGGCAGCTCTGCAATGGGATCCCATTGACAACAAGGCAGTAGACACCGCTCGCGTTCTCGCGGCGGACGCGGTGGAGAAGGTGGGCAACGGGCATCCCGGAACCGCCATGAGCCTCGCTCCGGCCGCTTACCTGCTGTTCCAGAAGGTGATGCGCCGCGATCCGCACGACCAGCACTGGCTCGGACGCGACCGCTTCATCCTCTCGGCGGGCCACAGCTCGCTGACCCAGTACATCCAGCTGTACTTCGGCGGATACGGCCTCGAGCTCGACGACCTCGAGAAGCTCCGCACCTGGGGCTCCCTCACGCCGGGCCACCCCGAGGTCGGCCACACCGACGGCGTCGAGATCACCACCGGCCCGCTCGGCCAGGGCATCTCGTCCTCCGTCGGTTTCGCATACGCGAGCCGCTTCGAGCGCGGCCTGTTCGACCCGGACGCAGAGGCGGGCACGAGCCCGTTCGACCACTTCGTCTACGTCATCGCCGGCGACGGCGACCTGCAGGAGGGCGTGAGCAGCGAGGCATCCTCGCTCGCCGGCCACCAGCAGCTCGGCAACCTCATCGCGATCTACGACAGCAACCAGATCTCGATCGAGGACGACACCAACATCGCCTTCACCGAAGACGTCAAGGCGCGCTACGAGGCGTACCACTGGCACGTCCAGGTCGTCGACTGGAAGAAGACGGGCGTCTACGAGGAAGACGTGCAGGAGCTGCACGACGCCATCGAGGCGGCCAAGGCCGTCACCGACAAGCCCTCGCTGATCATCCTCAAGACGATCATCGGCTGGCCGGCCCCGAAAAAGCAGAACACGGGCAAGATCCACGGTTCGGCTCTCGGCACCGACGAGCTGCGCGCCGTCAAAGAGGTTCTCGGCTTCGACCCCGACAAGAACTTCGACGTCGCCCCCGAGGTCATCGAGCACACCCGCAAGGCCGTCGAGCGCGGCGCGGAGCAGCGTGCGGAGTGGCAGAAGGGCTTCGACACCTGGGCGGCAGCGAACCCGGAGCGCAAGCAGCTCCTCGACCGCCTGCTCACCGGAGAACTCCCCGAGGGCGTCGAGGCTGCCCTCCCGGTGTTCGAGGCCGGCAAGGACATCTCGACCCGCGCGGCGAGCGGCAAGGTGCTCAACGCACTCGGACCGATCATCCCCGAGCTGTGGGGCGGTTCGGCCGACCTCGCAGAGTCGAACAACACGACCATCGAGGGAGCGGCGTCGTTCGTCCCGTCCGAGCACTCGACGCACGAGTGGACGGGCAACCCGTACGGTCGCGTCCTGCACTTCGGCATCCGTGAGCACGCGATGGCGGCCATCCTGAACGGCATCGTGCTGCACGGCCCGACGCGTCCGTTCGGCGGCACGTTCCTGATCTTCAGCGACTACATGCGCCCCGCCGTCCGTCTGGCAGCGCTCATGAAGGCGCCGTCGATCTTCGTCTGGACGCACGACTCCGTCGCCCTCGGCGAGGACGGCCCGACGCACCAGCCGATCGAGCAGCTCTCGACGCTCCGCGCCATCCCGCAGCTCGACGTGGTGCGCCCCGGCGACGCCAACGAGGTCGCGTACGCCTGGAAGACCATCCTGGAACGCCGCAAGGGACCGGCCGGCATCGCGCTGACCCGTCAGAACATCCCGGTGTTCGAGCGCGGTGACGGCGAGGCGAGCGGCGACACGTTCGCGTCCGCCGCCAACGTCTCCAAGGGCGCGTACGTGCTCGCCGAGGCGCCGAACGGCACCCCGGACGTGCTGCTGATCGCCACGGGCTCCGAGCTCCAGATCGCCGTCGAGACCCGCGAGGTCCTGCGTGGAGAGGGCATCAACGCCCGCGTCATCTCCGCACCGAGCCTCGAGTGGTTCGAAGAGCAGAGCGACGAGTACAAGGAATCCGTGCTGCCCTCCGCCGTCAAGGCCCGCGTCTCGATCGAGGCAGGCCTCGCGCTCAGCTGGCGCTCGTACGTGGGCGACCACGGCCGCAGCGTCTCGATCGAGCACTTCGGCGCATCGGCCGACTACAAGACGCTGTTCCGCGAGTTCGGGATGACCACCGAGCACGCCGTCGCCGCAGCCAAGGAATCGCTCGCGTCGCTCTGACGCGAGACAAGAGGAGATAGAAGAAAATGACAGACTCCACCCCCACCGCCCAGCTTTCGGCCGCAGGCGTCAGCATCTGGCTCGACGACCTGTCGCGTGAGCGCATCAACTCCGGCGGACTGCAGAAGCTCATCGCGGAGAAGAACGTGGTCGGCGTGACCACCAACCCGACGATCTTCGCAACGGCACTGTCCAACGGAGAGGCGTACGACGCGCAGGTGCGCGAGCTCGCAGCGGCCGGCACCAGCGTCACCGACGCGGTCTTCGAGATCACGACGGACGACGTCGCCACCGCCAGCGACATCTTCAACGAGGTCTTCGAGCAGACCGAGGGAACCGACGGCCGCGTGTCGATCGAGGTCGAGCCCGGCCTCGCGCACGACGCAGCGGGCACCATCGCCGAGGCCAAGAAGCTCGCGGCCAAGGTGAACAAGCCCAACGTGCTCATCAAGATCCCCGCGACCGTCGAGGGCCTCGAGGCCATCACGGAGACCATCGGAGCCGGGATCAGCGTCAACGTCACGCTGATCTTCAGCCTCGACCGCTACCGCGGCGTGATCGAGGCGTACCTCGCCGGTCTCGAGAAGGCTCAGGCCGCAGGCATCGACCTCTCCGGCATCCAGTCGGTCGCCTCGTTCTTCGTGTCGCGCGTCGACACCGAGATCGACAAGCGCCTGACCGCGATCGGCACCGACGAGGCGCTCGCGCTCAAGAGCAAGGCGGGCGTCGCGAACGCACGCCTCGCGTACCAGGTCTACGAGGAGGCGTTCGCGACCGACCGTGCCAAGGCACTCGTCGCGGCGGGCGCCAACGAGCAGCGCCCGCTCTGGGCGTCCACCGGCGTCAAGGACCCGAGCCTGCCCGACACCCTGTACGTCACCGAGCTCGTCGCCCCGAACACGGTCAACACCATGCCGGAGAAGACGCTCGACGCGACCTTCGACCACGGCGTGATCACCGGCGACACCGTCACCGGCAACTACGCGGACGCGCAGGGCGTGCTCGACAAGCTCGCAGCGCTCGGCGTGGACTACGACGATGTCACCGCCGTCCTCGAGAAGGAGGGCGTCGAGAAGTTCGTCGTCTCCTGGAACGAGCTGCTGGACACCGTGACCGCAGCTCTCGAGGCAGCGAAGTGACGTTCCGCATCCACGTCACCGGCGCCACCGCCGATGCCGTGAAGGCCGTGGTCCCGCAGCTCGTCGCAGACCGCGTCGCGTCCGGGATCACCGCACAGGACCCCGCGCTGTGGGGCCCTGCTGCCGAAGCCGAGGCGGCCAAGCGCCTCGGCTGGACGGAGGCCGTCGCGATCTCCCGTCCGCTGGTCGCCGAGATCACCGCCCTGCGCGAGGAGCTCCACGCCAAGGGTGTCGACCACATCGTGCTCGGCGGCATGGGCGGCTCGTCGCTCGCTCCGGAGGTCATCACCAGGACGGCCGAGGCCGAGCTGACCGTGCTCGACTCCACCGACCCCGGCCAGGTGCTCTCCGCGCTGCGCGACCGCCTCGCCGCGACCGCCGTCGTCATCTCGAGCAAGTCGGGTTCGACCCTCGAGACCGACAGCCAGCGTCGCGTCTACGAGAAGTGGTTCCGCGACGCAGGCATCGACCCCGCTGAGCGCATCGTCGTCGTCACCGACCCCGGATCGCCGCTGGATGTCTCCGCCCGTGAGGCCGGCTACCGCGTCTTCAACGCCGACCCCAACGTCGGCGGACGATACTCGGCGCTCACCGCGTTCGGCCTCGTGCCGTCCGGGCTCGCC encodes the following:
- the tkt gene encoding transketolase produces the protein MAALQWDPIDNKAVDTARVLAADAVEKVGNGHPGTAMSLAPAAYLLFQKVMRRDPHDQHWLGRDRFILSAGHSSLTQYIQLYFGGYGLELDDLEKLRTWGSLTPGHPEVGHTDGVEITTGPLGQGISSSVGFAYASRFERGLFDPDAEAGTSPFDHFVYVIAGDGDLQEGVSSEASSLAGHQQLGNLIAIYDSNQISIEDDTNIAFTEDVKARYEAYHWHVQVVDWKKTGVYEEDVQELHDAIEAAKAVTDKPSLIILKTIIGWPAPKKQNTGKIHGSALGTDELRAVKEVLGFDPDKNFDVAPEVIEHTRKAVERGAEQRAEWQKGFDTWAAANPERKQLLDRLLTGELPEGVEAALPVFEAGKDISTRAASGKVLNALGPIIPELWGGSADLAESNNTTIEGAASFVPSEHSTHEWTGNPYGRVLHFGIREHAMAAILNGIVLHGPTRPFGGTFLIFSDYMRPAVRLAALMKAPSIFVWTHDSVALGEDGPTHQPIEQLSTLRAIPQLDVVRPGDANEVAYAWKTILERRKGPAGIALTRQNIPVFERGDGEASGDTFASAANVSKGAYVLAEAPNGTPDVLLIATGSELQIAVETREVLRGEGINARVISAPSLEWFEEQSDEYKESVLPSAVKARVSIEAGLALSWRSYVGDHGRSVSIEHFGASADYKTLFREFGMTTEHAVAAAKESLASL
- a CDS encoding heme o synthase, encoding MDVAVESRVESGRIGVARKVKAYFSLTKPRVVELLLVTTVPTMILAGHGIPNLLLVLATVVGGYMSAGSAGAFNCYIDRDIDRVMKRTKNRPLVTGELSDREALVFAYALGVASVLVLGFFTNWLAAGLSLVAILLYVVFYTLILKRRTPQNIVWGGIAGCMPVLIGWAAVTGSLDWPAFILFGVIFLWTPPHYWPLSMKYRDDYKEAGVPMLAVVRGRAVVGLQVILYAWAMVACSLLLIPVAHMGLVYTTISVVVGGWFLYESHRLYNLAIRHAAVSPMRVFHGSIAYLTLIFLAVAIDPLLPF
- a CDS encoding COX15/CtaA family protein, with the translated sequence MNRIIAWLPDRVDVRLKVIAWIYLVGQIILVGTGGLVRLTSSGLGCPTWPKCTADSLVNTPEMGIHGVIEFGNRLLGVLLGIVAIVAFVAILRLRKERPDLFWLTLLAGLGIPAQAVIGGLSVLTDLNPYVVGLHFVVSIVLVALCTTFLFRLYTTPGPRMRAVPAWFAIVTHITSFVVAVTILVGILTTGSGPHAGDAKAPRNNLNPEILQHVHAIPAYVTFALTLVLVIASLRFTATKVRRYAALLLVVELVQIAVGLIQANTGLPGVLVGVHMMLAASLAAAMTAVVLSLKAPVAGNAAADATSVERGAAVA
- a CDS encoding GNAT family N-acetyltransferase, whose protein sequence is MTALRTERLVLDAPRESDIDAVFAACSDAVVQQWIPIPSPYTREDAEFFVRSYVPHGAASGRFCVWALRIDDGPLLGTIEVRRDEATGSASVGCWQAPDARGHGYMREALARILSYAFAPEGLGLTRLRWEYLVGNEASKRLATAVGFAFDERSPHAVDIRGDAREALFGVLERPASGDSGPALD
- the tal gene encoding transaldolase codes for the protein MTDSTPTAQLSAAGVSIWLDDLSRERINSGGLQKLIAEKNVVGVTTNPTIFATALSNGEAYDAQVRELAAAGTSVTDAVFEITTDDVATASDIFNEVFEQTEGTDGRVSIEVEPGLAHDAAGTIAEAKKLAAKVNKPNVLIKIPATVEGLEAITETIGAGISVNVTLIFSLDRYRGVIEAYLAGLEKAQAAGIDLSGIQSVASFFVSRVDTEIDKRLTAIGTDEALALKSKAGVANARLAYQVYEEAFATDRAKALVAAGANEQRPLWASTGVKDPSLPDTLYVTELVAPNTVNTMPEKTLDATFDHGVITGDTVTGNYADAQGVLDKLAALGVDYDDVTAVLEKEGVEKFVVSWNELLDTVTAALEAAK